One part of the Vicia villosa cultivar HV-30 ecotype Madison, WI linkage group LG6, Vvil1.0, whole genome shotgun sequence genome encodes these proteins:
- the LOC131611762 gene encoding B3 domain-containing transcription factor ABI3 isoform X1, which produces MESGLDLHAKMVNEKEEDGFGGLGEDEKLVAVSEREIWLDDTTNHQDDDDLLGMNMNDDASVFYADFPSLPDFPCMSSASCSSSSSSSCSTPLKTIACTTTSTTTTTATSSSSSASSSSAASWAVLKSEGEEDHHGEKMKSCDDNNNNQGFLNMHDPLDHHGQHAITLASTPSLEIPQQQQEEQDLGVGGECMEDVMMDTFGYMELLETNEFFDPSSIFQTDEENPLVDDFTQEQVLVQQQHHPQVPIVLHDDGETKPDLNFDGGACDSLNDEMSSVFLEWLKSNKDSVSANDLRNVKLRKSTIESAARRLGGGKEGMKQLLKLILEWVQTSHLQSKRLKENNNNTTTSNPVPQQPQPQFQDLCPNQNTTNSCFNQTSWIDQTQTQTQMPLVVPPQQFSQPMVGVGYVGDIHYTNGSVSNNLNHNINLYQHGSGNEYHQFNVVPSYNQPSFVDSNNNVLQPHGLSFGGYGNQYGSYQFFHGGGGDRLMRLGPSATKEARKKRMARQRRFVPHHRNHQNQGSDSVGRLRGGGGGDNCTNDAGVNQGSWMYWQSMAGGKATAVPAEPAQQPVERDRTNNQTQNSHLGRNVSDKKQGWKPEKNLKFLLQKVLKQSDVGSLGRIVLPKKEAETHLPELEARDGITITMEDIGTSRVWNMRYSIRYWPNNKSRMYLLENTGDFVKANGLQEGDFIVLYSDVKCGKFMIRGVKVRQQGAKPEAKKTGKAQKNQQHENNSNTAGNEAVDNNDIPSSPKRRK; this is translated from the exons ATGGAGAGTGGCTTAGATCTGCATGCAAAGATGgtgaatgagaaagaagaagacggTTTTGGAGGTTTAGGAGAAGATGAAAAATTAGTAGCTGTTTCTGAGAGAGAGATTTGGCTTGATGATACTACAAATCATCAAGATGATGATGATCTTTTAGGTATGAATATGAATGATGATGCATCTGTGTTCTATGCTGATTTTCCTTCTTTACCTGATTTTCCATGCATGTCATCAGCatcatgttcatcatcttcatcatcttcatgttcaACACCATTGAAAACCATTGCATGTACTACTACTTCAACTACTACTACAActgcaacatcttcttcctcttctgcttcttcttcctctgcagCTTCTTGGGCTGTTTTGAAATCAGAAGGTGAAGAAGATCATCATGGTGAGAAAATGAAGAGTTGTGATGATAATAACAATAATCAAGGTTTTTTGAACATGCATGATCCATTAGATCATCATGGTCAACATGCAATAACTTTGGCATCAACTCCGTCTCTAGAGATTCCTCAACAACAGCAAGAAGAACAAGATCTTGGTGTTGGTGGTGAATGCATGGAGGACGTTATGATGGATACTTTTGGCTACATGGAGCTTTTAGAAACCAATGAATTTTTCGACCCTTCTTCGATTTTTCAAACCGATGAAGAAAACCCTTTAGTTGATGATTTCACACAAGAACAAGTTCTAgtgcaacaacaacatcatccacAAGTTCCAATAGTTTTGCATGATGATGGTGAAACAAAACCAGACCTCAATTTTGATGGTGGTGCATGTGATAGTCTTAATGATGAGATGAGTAGTGTTTTCTTGGAATGGCTTAAATCGAACAAAGATAGCGTATCGGCTAATGATTTGAGGAATGTGAAGCTTAGGAAATCAACAATTGAGAGTGCTGCTAGAAGATTAGGTGGTGGAAAAGAAGGGATGAAACAGTTGTTGAAGCTTATTCTTGAATGGGTTCAAACTAGTCATCTTCAAAGCAAAAGactcaaagaaaacaacaataacacaaCAACCTCAAATCCTGTTCCTCAACAGCCACAACCGCAGTTTCAAGATCTATGTCCGAACCAAAACACGACAAATTCGTGTTTTAACCAAACTTCCTGGATAgatcaaacacaaacacaaacacaaatgccTCTTGTTGTTCCTCCACAACAATTTTCGCAGCCGATGGTTGGAGTTGGATATGTTGGTGATATTCATTACACAAATGGTTCCGTTTCGAATAACCTTAACCATAATATTAACCTCTATCAACATGGTTCTGGTAATGAGTATCATCAATTCAATGTTGTACCGAGCTACAATCAACCGTCGTTTGTAGATAGCAACAACAATGTTTTACAACCTCATGGTTTGAGTTTTGGAGGATATGGAAACCAATATGGTTCTTATCAGTTTTTTCATGGAGGTGGTGGTGATAGGTTAATGAGGTTAGGTCCGTCTGCTACAAAAGAAGCTAGAAAGAAGAGAATGGCGAGGCAGAGAAGGTTTGTTCCTCATCATAGGAATCATCAGAATCAAGGTTCTGATTCGGTTGGTAGATtgcgtggtggtggtggtggcgaTAATTGCACCAATGATGCGGGTGTAAATCAAGGTAGTTGGATGTATTGGCAGAGTATGGCTGGTGGGAAAGCTACCGCAGTTCCGGCTGAGCCTGCGCAGCAGCCGGTGGAACGCGACCGCACCAACAATCAGACACAGAATTCTCATCTGGGTCGAAATGTTTCGGATAAGAAACAG GGTTGGAAGCCAGAGAAGAACTTGAAGTTCCTTCTACAAAAGGTGTTGAAGCAAAGTGATGTTGGAAGTTTGGGGAGAATTGTTTTGCCAAAA AAAGAGGCAGAAACTCATTTGCCCGAACTCGAGGCAAGAGATGGCATTACCATTACCATGGAAGATATTGGAACTTCTCGAGTTTGGAATATGCGCTATAG CATCAGATATTGGCCAAATAACAAAAGCAGAATGTATCTACTTGAAAACACTG GTGACTTTGTGAAAGCTAATGGACTCCAAGAGGGTGATTTCATAGTGTTATATTCTGATGTGAAGTGTGGCAAATTT ATGATAAGAGGAGTTAAAGTGAGGCAACAAGGAGCAAAACCGGAGGCGAagaaaacaggaaaagcacagAAAAACCAGCAGCATGAGAATAATAGTAATACAGCTGGAAATGAAGCGGTGGATAATAATGACATACCATCCTCACCAAAGAGGAGGAAATGA
- the LOC131611762 gene encoding B3 domain-containing transcription factor ABI3 isoform X2 produces the protein MESGLDLHAKMVNEKEEDGFGGLGEDEKLVAVSEREIWLDDTTNHQDDDDLLGMNMNDDASVFYADFPSLPDFPCMSSASCSSSSSSSCSTPLKTIACTTTSTTTTTATSSSSSASSSSAASWAVLKSEGEEDHHGEKMKSCDDNNNNQGFLNMHDPLDHHGQHAITLASTPSLEIPQQQQEEQDLGVGGECMEDVMMDTFGYMELLETNEFFDPSSIFQTDEENPLVDDFTQEQVLVQQQHHPQVPIVLHDDGETKPDLNFDGGACDSLNDEMSSVFLEWLKSNKDSVSANDLRNVKLRKSTIESAARRLGGGKEGMKQLLKLILEWVQTSHLQSKRLKENNNNTTTSNPVPQQPQPQFQDLCPNQNTTNSCFNQTSWIDQTQTQTQMPLVVPPQQFSQPMVGVGYVGDIHYTNGSVSNNLNHNINLYQHGSGNEYHQFNVVPSYNQPSFVDSNNNVLQPHGLSFGGYGNQYGSYQFFHGGGGDRLMRLGPSATKEARKKRMARQRRFVPHHRNHQNQGSDSVGRLRGGGGGDNCTNDAGVNQGSWMYWQSMAGGKATAVPAEPAQQPVERDRTNNQTQNSHLGRNVSDKKQGWKPEKNLKFLLQKVLKQSDVGSLGRIVLPKKEAETHLPELEARDGITITMEDIGTSRVWNMRYRYWPNNKSRMYLLENTGDFVKANGLQEGDFIVLYSDVKCGKFMIRGVKVRQQGAKPEAKKTGKAQKNQQHENNSNTAGNEAVDNNDIPSSPKRRK, from the exons ATGGAGAGTGGCTTAGATCTGCATGCAAAGATGgtgaatgagaaagaagaagacggTTTTGGAGGTTTAGGAGAAGATGAAAAATTAGTAGCTGTTTCTGAGAGAGAGATTTGGCTTGATGATACTACAAATCATCAAGATGATGATGATCTTTTAGGTATGAATATGAATGATGATGCATCTGTGTTCTATGCTGATTTTCCTTCTTTACCTGATTTTCCATGCATGTCATCAGCatcatgttcatcatcttcatcatcttcatgttcaACACCATTGAAAACCATTGCATGTACTACTACTTCAACTACTACTACAActgcaacatcttcttcctcttctgcttcttcttcctctgcagCTTCTTGGGCTGTTTTGAAATCAGAAGGTGAAGAAGATCATCATGGTGAGAAAATGAAGAGTTGTGATGATAATAACAATAATCAAGGTTTTTTGAACATGCATGATCCATTAGATCATCATGGTCAACATGCAATAACTTTGGCATCAACTCCGTCTCTAGAGATTCCTCAACAACAGCAAGAAGAACAAGATCTTGGTGTTGGTGGTGAATGCATGGAGGACGTTATGATGGATACTTTTGGCTACATGGAGCTTTTAGAAACCAATGAATTTTTCGACCCTTCTTCGATTTTTCAAACCGATGAAGAAAACCCTTTAGTTGATGATTTCACACAAGAACAAGTTCTAgtgcaacaacaacatcatccacAAGTTCCAATAGTTTTGCATGATGATGGTGAAACAAAACCAGACCTCAATTTTGATGGTGGTGCATGTGATAGTCTTAATGATGAGATGAGTAGTGTTTTCTTGGAATGGCTTAAATCGAACAAAGATAGCGTATCGGCTAATGATTTGAGGAATGTGAAGCTTAGGAAATCAACAATTGAGAGTGCTGCTAGAAGATTAGGTGGTGGAAAAGAAGGGATGAAACAGTTGTTGAAGCTTATTCTTGAATGGGTTCAAACTAGTCATCTTCAAAGCAAAAGactcaaagaaaacaacaataacacaaCAACCTCAAATCCTGTTCCTCAACAGCCACAACCGCAGTTTCAAGATCTATGTCCGAACCAAAACACGACAAATTCGTGTTTTAACCAAACTTCCTGGATAgatcaaacacaaacacaaacacaaatgccTCTTGTTGTTCCTCCACAACAATTTTCGCAGCCGATGGTTGGAGTTGGATATGTTGGTGATATTCATTACACAAATGGTTCCGTTTCGAATAACCTTAACCATAATATTAACCTCTATCAACATGGTTCTGGTAATGAGTATCATCAATTCAATGTTGTACCGAGCTACAATCAACCGTCGTTTGTAGATAGCAACAACAATGTTTTACAACCTCATGGTTTGAGTTTTGGAGGATATGGAAACCAATATGGTTCTTATCAGTTTTTTCATGGAGGTGGTGGTGATAGGTTAATGAGGTTAGGTCCGTCTGCTACAAAAGAAGCTAGAAAGAAGAGAATGGCGAGGCAGAGAAGGTTTGTTCCTCATCATAGGAATCATCAGAATCAAGGTTCTGATTCGGTTGGTAGATtgcgtggtggtggtggtggcgaTAATTGCACCAATGATGCGGGTGTAAATCAAGGTAGTTGGATGTATTGGCAGAGTATGGCTGGTGGGAAAGCTACCGCAGTTCCGGCTGAGCCTGCGCAGCAGCCGGTGGAACGCGACCGCACCAACAATCAGACACAGAATTCTCATCTGGGTCGAAATGTTTCGGATAAGAAACAG GGTTGGAAGCCAGAGAAGAACTTGAAGTTCCTTCTACAAAAGGTGTTGAAGCAAAGTGATGTTGGAAGTTTGGGGAGAATTGTTTTGCCAAAA AAAGAGGCAGAAACTCATTTGCCCGAACTCGAGGCAAGAGATGGCATTACCATTACCATGGAAGATATTGGAACTTCTCGAGTTTGGAATATGCGCTATAG ATATTGGCCAAATAACAAAAGCAGAATGTATCTACTTGAAAACACTG GTGACTTTGTGAAAGCTAATGGACTCCAAGAGGGTGATTTCATAGTGTTATATTCTGATGTGAAGTGTGGCAAATTT ATGATAAGAGGAGTTAAAGTGAGGCAACAAGGAGCAAAACCGGAGGCGAagaaaacaggaaaagcacagAAAAACCAGCAGCATGAGAATAATAGTAATACAGCTGGAAATGAAGCGGTGGATAATAATGACATACCATCCTCACCAAAGAGGAGGAAATGA
- the LOC131611762 gene encoding B3 domain-containing transcription factor ABI3 isoform X4, translated as MESGLDLHAKMVNEKEEDGFGGLGEDEKLVAVSEREIWLDDTTNHQDDDDLLASCSSSSSSSCSTPLKTIACTTTSTTTTTATSSSSSASSSSAASWAVLKSEGEEDHHGEKMKSCDDNNNNQGFLNMHDPLDHHGQHAITLASTPSLEIPQQQQEEQDLGVGGECMEDVMMDTFGYMELLETNEFFDPSSIFQTDEENPLVDDFTQEQVLVQQQHHPQVPIVLHDDGETKPDLNFDGGACDSLNDEMSSVFLEWLKSNKDSVSANDLRNVKLRKSTIESAARRLGGGKEGMKQLLKLILEWVQTSHLQSKRLKENNNNTTTSNPVPQQPQPQFQDLCPNQNTTNSCFNQTSWIDQTQTQTQMPLVVPPQQFSQPMVGVGYVGDIHYTNGSVSNNLNHNINLYQHGSGNEYHQFNVVPSYNQPSFVDSNNNVLQPHGLSFGGYGNQYGSYQFFHGGGGDRLMRLGPSATKEARKKRMARQRRFVPHHRNHQNQGSDSVGRLRGGGGGDNCTNDAGVNQGSWMYWQSMAGGKATAVPAEPAQQPVERDRTNNQTQNSHLGRNVSDKKQGWKPEKNLKFLLQKVLKQSDVGSLGRIVLPKKEAETHLPELEARDGITITMEDIGTSRVWNMRYRYWPNNKSRMYLLENTGDFVKANGLQEGDFIVLYSDVKCGKFMIRGVKVRQQGAKPEAKKTGKAQKNQQHENNSNTAGNEAVDNNDIPSSPKRRK; from the exons ATGGAGAGTGGCTTAGATCTGCATGCAAAGATGgtgaatgagaaagaagaagacggTTTTGGAGGTTTAGGAGAAGATGAAAAATTAGTAGCTGTTTCTGAGAGAGAGATTTGGCTTGATGATACTACAAATCATCAAGATGATGATGATCTTTTAG CatcatgttcatcatcttcatcatcttcatgttcaACACCATTGAAAACCATTGCATGTACTACTACTTCAACTACTACTACAActgcaacatcttcttcctcttctgcttcttcttcctctgcagCTTCTTGGGCTGTTTTGAAATCAGAAGGTGAAGAAGATCATCATGGTGAGAAAATGAAGAGTTGTGATGATAATAACAATAATCAAGGTTTTTTGAACATGCATGATCCATTAGATCATCATGGTCAACATGCAATAACTTTGGCATCAACTCCGTCTCTAGAGATTCCTCAACAACAGCAAGAAGAACAAGATCTTGGTGTTGGTGGTGAATGCATGGAGGACGTTATGATGGATACTTTTGGCTACATGGAGCTTTTAGAAACCAATGAATTTTTCGACCCTTCTTCGATTTTTCAAACCGATGAAGAAAACCCTTTAGTTGATGATTTCACACAAGAACAAGTTCTAgtgcaacaacaacatcatccacAAGTTCCAATAGTTTTGCATGATGATGGTGAAACAAAACCAGACCTCAATTTTGATGGTGGTGCATGTGATAGTCTTAATGATGAGATGAGTAGTGTTTTCTTGGAATGGCTTAAATCGAACAAAGATAGCGTATCGGCTAATGATTTGAGGAATGTGAAGCTTAGGAAATCAACAATTGAGAGTGCTGCTAGAAGATTAGGTGGTGGAAAAGAAGGGATGAAACAGTTGTTGAAGCTTATTCTTGAATGGGTTCAAACTAGTCATCTTCAAAGCAAAAGactcaaagaaaacaacaataacacaaCAACCTCAAATCCTGTTCCTCAACAGCCACAACCGCAGTTTCAAGATCTATGTCCGAACCAAAACACGACAAATTCGTGTTTTAACCAAACTTCCTGGATAgatcaaacacaaacacaaacacaaatgccTCTTGTTGTTCCTCCACAACAATTTTCGCAGCCGATGGTTGGAGTTGGATATGTTGGTGATATTCATTACACAAATGGTTCCGTTTCGAATAACCTTAACCATAATATTAACCTCTATCAACATGGTTCTGGTAATGAGTATCATCAATTCAATGTTGTACCGAGCTACAATCAACCGTCGTTTGTAGATAGCAACAACAATGTTTTACAACCTCATGGTTTGAGTTTTGGAGGATATGGAAACCAATATGGTTCTTATCAGTTTTTTCATGGAGGTGGTGGTGATAGGTTAATGAGGTTAGGTCCGTCTGCTACAAAAGAAGCTAGAAAGAAGAGAATGGCGAGGCAGAGAAGGTTTGTTCCTCATCATAGGAATCATCAGAATCAAGGTTCTGATTCGGTTGGTAGATtgcgtggtggtggtggtggcgaTAATTGCACCAATGATGCGGGTGTAAATCAAGGTAGTTGGATGTATTGGCAGAGTATGGCTGGTGGGAAAGCTACCGCAGTTCCGGCTGAGCCTGCGCAGCAGCCGGTGGAACGCGACCGCACCAACAATCAGACACAGAATTCTCATCTGGGTCGAAATGTTTCGGATAAGAAACAG GGTTGGAAGCCAGAGAAGAACTTGAAGTTCCTTCTACAAAAGGTGTTGAAGCAAAGTGATGTTGGAAGTTTGGGGAGAATTGTTTTGCCAAAA AAAGAGGCAGAAACTCATTTGCCCGAACTCGAGGCAAGAGATGGCATTACCATTACCATGGAAGATATTGGAACTTCTCGAGTTTGGAATATGCGCTATAG ATATTGGCCAAATAACAAAAGCAGAATGTATCTACTTGAAAACACTG GTGACTTTGTGAAAGCTAATGGACTCCAAGAGGGTGATTTCATAGTGTTATATTCTGATGTGAAGTGTGGCAAATTT ATGATAAGAGGAGTTAAAGTGAGGCAACAAGGAGCAAAACCGGAGGCGAagaaaacaggaaaagcacagAAAAACCAGCAGCATGAGAATAATAGTAATACAGCTGGAAATGAAGCGGTGGATAATAATGACATACCATCCTCACCAAAGAGGAGGAAATGA
- the LOC131611762 gene encoding B3 domain-containing transcription factor ABI3 isoform X3, giving the protein MESGLDLHAKMVNEKEEDGFGGLGEDEKLVAVSEREIWLDDTTNHQDDDDLLASCSSSSSSSCSTPLKTIACTTTSTTTTTATSSSSSASSSSAASWAVLKSEGEEDHHGEKMKSCDDNNNNQGFLNMHDPLDHHGQHAITLASTPSLEIPQQQQEEQDLGVGGECMEDVMMDTFGYMELLETNEFFDPSSIFQTDEENPLVDDFTQEQVLVQQQHHPQVPIVLHDDGETKPDLNFDGGACDSLNDEMSSVFLEWLKSNKDSVSANDLRNVKLRKSTIESAARRLGGGKEGMKQLLKLILEWVQTSHLQSKRLKENNNNTTTSNPVPQQPQPQFQDLCPNQNTTNSCFNQTSWIDQTQTQTQMPLVVPPQQFSQPMVGVGYVGDIHYTNGSVSNNLNHNINLYQHGSGNEYHQFNVVPSYNQPSFVDSNNNVLQPHGLSFGGYGNQYGSYQFFHGGGGDRLMRLGPSATKEARKKRMARQRRFVPHHRNHQNQGSDSVGRLRGGGGGDNCTNDAGVNQGSWMYWQSMAGGKATAVPAEPAQQPVERDRTNNQTQNSHLGRNVSDKKQGWKPEKNLKFLLQKVLKQSDVGSLGRIVLPKKEAETHLPELEARDGITITMEDIGTSRVWNMRYSIRYWPNNKSRMYLLENTGDFVKANGLQEGDFIVLYSDVKCGKFMIRGVKVRQQGAKPEAKKTGKAQKNQQHENNSNTAGNEAVDNNDIPSSPKRRK; this is encoded by the exons ATGGAGAGTGGCTTAGATCTGCATGCAAAGATGgtgaatgagaaagaagaagacggTTTTGGAGGTTTAGGAGAAGATGAAAAATTAGTAGCTGTTTCTGAGAGAGAGATTTGGCTTGATGATACTACAAATCATCAAGATGATGATGATCTTTTAG CatcatgttcatcatcttcatcatcttcatgttcaACACCATTGAAAACCATTGCATGTACTACTACTTCAACTACTACTACAActgcaacatcttcttcctcttctgcttcttcttcctctgcagCTTCTTGGGCTGTTTTGAAATCAGAAGGTGAAGAAGATCATCATGGTGAGAAAATGAAGAGTTGTGATGATAATAACAATAATCAAGGTTTTTTGAACATGCATGATCCATTAGATCATCATGGTCAACATGCAATAACTTTGGCATCAACTCCGTCTCTAGAGATTCCTCAACAACAGCAAGAAGAACAAGATCTTGGTGTTGGTGGTGAATGCATGGAGGACGTTATGATGGATACTTTTGGCTACATGGAGCTTTTAGAAACCAATGAATTTTTCGACCCTTCTTCGATTTTTCAAACCGATGAAGAAAACCCTTTAGTTGATGATTTCACACAAGAACAAGTTCTAgtgcaacaacaacatcatccacAAGTTCCAATAGTTTTGCATGATGATGGTGAAACAAAACCAGACCTCAATTTTGATGGTGGTGCATGTGATAGTCTTAATGATGAGATGAGTAGTGTTTTCTTGGAATGGCTTAAATCGAACAAAGATAGCGTATCGGCTAATGATTTGAGGAATGTGAAGCTTAGGAAATCAACAATTGAGAGTGCTGCTAGAAGATTAGGTGGTGGAAAAGAAGGGATGAAACAGTTGTTGAAGCTTATTCTTGAATGGGTTCAAACTAGTCATCTTCAAAGCAAAAGactcaaagaaaacaacaataacacaaCAACCTCAAATCCTGTTCCTCAACAGCCACAACCGCAGTTTCAAGATCTATGTCCGAACCAAAACACGACAAATTCGTGTTTTAACCAAACTTCCTGGATAgatcaaacacaaacacaaacacaaatgccTCTTGTTGTTCCTCCACAACAATTTTCGCAGCCGATGGTTGGAGTTGGATATGTTGGTGATATTCATTACACAAATGGTTCCGTTTCGAATAACCTTAACCATAATATTAACCTCTATCAACATGGTTCTGGTAATGAGTATCATCAATTCAATGTTGTACCGAGCTACAATCAACCGTCGTTTGTAGATAGCAACAACAATGTTTTACAACCTCATGGTTTGAGTTTTGGAGGATATGGAAACCAATATGGTTCTTATCAGTTTTTTCATGGAGGTGGTGGTGATAGGTTAATGAGGTTAGGTCCGTCTGCTACAAAAGAAGCTAGAAAGAAGAGAATGGCGAGGCAGAGAAGGTTTGTTCCTCATCATAGGAATCATCAGAATCAAGGTTCTGATTCGGTTGGTAGATtgcgtggtggtggtggtggcgaTAATTGCACCAATGATGCGGGTGTAAATCAAGGTAGTTGGATGTATTGGCAGAGTATGGCTGGTGGGAAAGCTACCGCAGTTCCGGCTGAGCCTGCGCAGCAGCCGGTGGAACGCGACCGCACCAACAATCAGACACAGAATTCTCATCTGGGTCGAAATGTTTCGGATAAGAAACAG GGTTGGAAGCCAGAGAAGAACTTGAAGTTCCTTCTACAAAAGGTGTTGAAGCAAAGTGATGTTGGAAGTTTGGGGAGAATTGTTTTGCCAAAA AAAGAGGCAGAAACTCATTTGCCCGAACTCGAGGCAAGAGATGGCATTACCATTACCATGGAAGATATTGGAACTTCTCGAGTTTGGAATATGCGCTATAG CATCAGATATTGGCCAAATAACAAAAGCAGAATGTATCTACTTGAAAACACTG GTGACTTTGTGAAAGCTAATGGACTCCAAGAGGGTGATTTCATAGTGTTATATTCTGATGTGAAGTGTGGCAAATTT ATGATAAGAGGAGTTAAAGTGAGGCAACAAGGAGCAAAACCGGAGGCGAagaaaacaggaaaagcacagAAAAACCAGCAGCATGAGAATAATAGTAATACAGCTGGAAATGAAGCGGTGGATAATAATGACATACCATCCTCACCAAAGAGGAGGAAATGA